The following proteins come from a genomic window of Amyelois transitella isolate CPQ chromosome 24, ilAmyTran1.1, whole genome shotgun sequence:
- the LOC132903307 gene encoding uncharacterized protein LOC132903307 — MELSRRCAGCLKNIDSRQFLTCSICKQDYDLTCANVSEQRFFNTLTAEHRTAWKCPLCVCRQPRADNSNTPVRGATEGVTLRRGAAALSPSDHAGDVSISLPVSELNTTALNETMEITDVQALLYELRQFRDEYREDRAADRRLSEILTESLTKVNLRLDESDKRYEQLQARVDSLEQQMKLQTEARPFVATDVEQSLKESIANLKAELNERDQDLLLNDVEMTCIVEQPGESLQHIAITLADKLGVKLKSEDLVSVSRVGPLVARSGAAAAVPAGGQGPRPVVVRLARRALRDELIRAARVRRGATTEGTGLPGPARRFFINERLTKVNRHLFRRARELATQYKWRFAWTREGRIYVRQHQAPDSPRIRIRNDQDLNGVFGLGVVCSTGQ; from the coding sequence ATGGAGCTAAGCAGAAGGTGTGCCGGATGCTTAAAAAACATTGATAGCCGACAATTTCTTACTTGTAGTATTTGCAAACAGGACTATGATCTCACTTGCGCGAACGTCTCGGAACAGCGGTTCTTTAATACTCTGACAGCTGAACACAGAACAGCGTGGAAATGCCCATTATGCGTCTGCAGGCAGCCCCGCGCGGACAACAGCAACACTCCAGTCCGCGGTGCGACTGAGGGTGTCACACTGCGCCGGGGCGCCGCGGCGCTGAGTCCCTCCGACCACGCAGGGGATGTCTCCATATCGTTACCTGTGTCCGAGCTGAACACCACAGCTCTAAATGAGACAATGGAGATAACCGACGTCCAGGCGCTGCTTTACGAGCTGCGCCAGTTCAGAGACGAGTATAGAGAGGATAGGGCCGCTGATAGAAGGCTTAGCGAAATCCTCACCGAATCTTTGACCAAAGTTAACCTGAGGCTGGATGAAAGTGACAAAAGGTATGAACAGCTTCAAGCGCGGGTGGATAGTCTCGAACAGCAGATGAAGTTGCAGACTGAAGCACGGCCTTTTGTAGCGACCGATGTCGAGCAGTCTCTCAAAGAATCGATTGCTAACCTGAAGGCTGAGCTCAACGAGCGAGATCAGGACCTCCTGCTCAATGATGTGGAGATGACATGCATAGTGGAACAGCCAGGGGAGAGTCTACAACATATCGCGATAACGCTGGCAGATAAGCTGGGTGTGAAGCTGAAGAGCGAGGATCTGGTGAGCGTGTCCCGTGTAGGGCCTCTGGTCGCGCGGTCtggtgcggcggcggcggtgcCGGCGGGCGGGCAGGGTCCGCGGCCGGTCGTCGTGCGGCTGGCCCGCCGGGCGCTTCGCGACGAGCTCATTCGGGCGGCGCGCGTGCGCCGCGGCGCTACGACTGAGGGCACTGGACTCCCTGGGCCTGCCCGCCGATTCTTCATCAATGAACGGCTGACAAAAGTCAACCGTCACCTATTTCGTCGAGCTCGTGAACTTGCCACGCAATACAAGTGGCGTTTTGCCTGGACAAGAGAAGGCCGTATCTACGTTCGGCAACACCAGGCACCGGACTCGCCTCGCATCCGTATTCGCAATGATCAGGATCTTAATGGTGTTTTTGGACTGGGCGTCGTTTGTTCTACTggtcaataa